In the genome of Arabidopsis thaliana chromosome 4, partial sequence, the window aaaggCGTTTCATTTATTGAATTTTCCGGTTGTTTGATTCTCAGGATGAGATTGCCTATTTCCTTCAAAAAAGAACTCTTTAATTTACACAGAAAAGCTCTGAAAATTTCCacagaaaatgaagaaagaaaagagcgTAAAAGGGGAAAGAGATGAAATgggttattaaaaaaagaagcagtGGATGAGGGAAGAGAGGATTAAGAGGCGTAGAGATTACATGTGATGAATGATACTATCTTTTCTTACAAACACATTTTCgtgtaattaaaatttaatttggttccaaagattttaatcaaaagaagTTTGGTAAATTGAAACAGGCAGACATAATTTATTgtaaagagtttttatttatttattcatgaCGTTGCTTGATGGTGCTTTACCAATTTTCTTCTCCTACGTTagatttttttcacttttttttttggtgtttgtaaTAAATGTGAAAAATGGACCgtttaaaaacttaaagacGTTTGATTACTATATAAAGTAATTGTTTATAATAGAAAGTTAATTGAGACGTGAAATGGTATAATATTATTGTGTAACAGTTGTGTACACGTAGCTCTCATGCAGTTTTAGTGGACCCATATGGCTTGACTTGTATTCTGTTTTTGGGCTATTAAAGTCCAAAACAGAGACCCCTCTCAAGCCCTTCCTATTAATCCATCTAGCTAATAGAAACTATAAACGTGTCCTCTCTCTCAATTAAATAAGCTAGAAACATACTCAACCATTCGCATTACGCACTTCATAGCGGTAGGTTTAGATTTGTctaaaatacttaaaaaaattttTGTCTAAGTTGTTGTCCGttacaaagtttttttctttgtgacaACTTGACAACATtgacaaatagaaaaataaatttcgaTGAAACCTATGAAATGGGCTATGGCCCAACTAAAAAGAGTGGGAAATTAAAGATGGGATGGTTCAAGTGTATACTTCGAACTTCCGACATTAGGGTcaaaggatttttaaaaggcaACCATTTGTTCCACTTTCTCGAACAAAAACGAGccatttattaatatatagtaCGGCTGAATTGGTTTTGTTCGTCATTGTGTAAACACAAAGTCATTCGAATTATGTTAGGGTCCGTTGATAATATAGACGGCCCATCCCACGCACATATTAAGTGTTCAACTCCATAGAATATCATATGGGAcactgtttttaatttataatcaccatttaaaatgtttaaatgtTTATGCAAATTGGATGGCTTCTTCACacaacatttatttattggCCTTTCATTCCATCAAAGTAAAATAGCTTTTCAAATACATTATACTCTATACTCCTATACATGTAAATAAccatatgcatatatatttttttcaaatataggTCAACGccatttaatataattttaaaaaaatttgttcgGAAAATATCACATTTCTTTCACTAGACAAGCCTTGTTACCACACAATGTATCAATATGATCTAAAGGGCAAACGAAAGATCCTGACATGAAACGTttaattctcattttctccaaattttattttttatgtgaagtagataaattagtatatatatatatataccaaactAGTGTGTTATGTTATGGCAAATGTTATATCAATTCGAAGGTTCCGCTATTGCAatattcattaattttttcataccaatactatttttctttctcttttattttgttttttaataaataaaagaaattaaggaTGATTAGTAAGGAAGTCGCCTACCAAGAGATTCACCTACCACGGTACACTTCAACACCGAAGCAGAGTTGTTGAATCCACTTTTTATTCCCTTCTCTAATCTCTACTCACCAAGTctccacttttttttctctttattatatacatttaaattatttaatatacgCCAACTACATACATATCCAGTGTAATTTCTCGTTACGTCACACCCCTTTCGTAATCGTCTAATTTCAGAAAAATATCCAGAGGTTTAAATACATATTCCCATCATTAAATCTAGACATAAACACATCATACTCACAAAATTTGGCAGCAAACAGTTACTACAGACCCATAAATGAAAAAACGTATTCacttgttttcaattttcacaTAACCACTTCCCTGAGTTTGGTCTCAATTTGATTGCCCCGCCGAGGCATTACTACGCCAAGTGCGATTAAGGTCCCATACAGTGTAACGGGACCCACTATAAGACAGCGACCGACCAATTGCGTGTTAGGAGAGTTTCACCAACCCCGGACCGGTTTTTACCGGATATAACAGAACCGGTACGAACCGGTCTCATtatcttccatcttctttatATAGACCTCATGCCATGTGTGTGACTCaccaagaaaaacacaatcgTTTAATCTCACccaagaagacaaaaacacagagagagaaagagagagaaatggcGACGACAACAACAGAAGCAACGAAGACATCATCGACCAATGGAGAAGATCAGAAGCAGTCTCAGAATCTTCGACATCAAGAAGTTGGTCACAAGAGTCTCTTACAGAGCGATGATCTCTACCAggtctgtttttttgttttactcaaaaactctgcttttcaattcaatttcaGCAATCTAAAtctcaattaaaaaaatcaacacaGTATATACTGGAGACAAGTGTGTATCCTAGAGAACCAGAATCAATGAAGGAACTCAGGGAAGTGACAGCAAAACATCCATGGAACATAATGACCACATCAGCTGATGAAGGACAGTTCTTAAACATGCTTATCAAGCTCGTTAACGCCAAGAACACAATGGAGATCGGAGTTTACACTGGCTACTCTCTTCTCGCCACCGCTCTTGCTCTCCCTGAAGACGGCAAAGTAAATCAATCTCTTcatcctcctctgttttttggtGGGTTTTGTCGAACTTGGGAATTGAAAGTTTCATCCTTTTTATCATCAGATTCTGGCTATGGATGTCAACAGAGAGAATTACGAATTGGGTTTACCGATCATTGAGAAAGCCGGCGTTGCTCACAAGATCGACTTCAGGGAAGGCCCTGCTCTTCCCGTTCTTGATGAAATCGTTGCTGACGTAAGCATTCTTCTTTCTGAcgtaattaacaaaaaagatgatgaagataatgaaataattaaaaactcaTGGCCTAATTAGGTTGATTTAATATCTTGATGAGAATTTCTGTATACgcaaatttgtttcctttttcataGAAGAAAGTGTGGTAACTGATTATTGTGTGTGGTTGGGTGCAGGAGAAGAACCATGGAACATATGACTTTATATTCGTTGATGCTGACAAAGACAACTACATCAACTACCACAAGCGTTTGATCGATCTTGTGAAAATTGGAGGAGTGATTGGCTACGACAACACTCTGTGGAATGGTTCTGTCGTGGCTCCTCCTGATGCACCAATGAGGAAGTACGTTCGTTACTACAGAGACTTTGTTCTTGAGCTTAACAAGGCTCTTGCTGCTGACCCTCGGATCGAGATCTGTATGCTCCCTGTTGGTGATGGAATCACTATCTGCCGTCGGATCAGTTGATTTGACTCCTCCCTACTCTGAGTTTGTCCACAGTGGATTACTTTCCATCTTCTTATACCTTTCAATCGCATTTTCACCAACCACTAAAATGGAcctttttatgtatttgtgttAAGTAATATCTCCATTGTccttgttttgctttcttctgaacaaagaaataatatgtaccttacttttcttcttggtctcgttcttttgtttttctccatgATACAACATctaaagaaattatttgtGTCACAGCAACGTAAGTCGATAAAATTAGTTGAACATATTGAGAAAAAGTTATCATAGACCTTCAATTGTTGAAAGTCGATGTTGGTATTTGTCAATTGATATTAGATTACCAAATAAATATTAGACAGTAAGAAACGAACAAAGTAGGAAGATGTAGGTCACCGGTCTTTGAAAATTTATCAGATAGAATTCATAATACACAGTTAGGTAGTTTCAGTTGAGAgttaaaagggaaaaatatGTAATTGTGTGTGATAAATACGTCAAAAATTAGTTGATGAGCAAAATcgtaaacaaaaatacttttttgcATTAGTTTTGTTGGATTCCCTATAAATACGGGTTCCCATATCTAACTCGTAGTTAGCATAATTATAAGCaacaaataaacacaaaatactgaatttagaaattttccagaaaattaattagagattttacattatttttacaAACTTTAGTGAATTATTTCTTAAACGTATGTTAGTTATTTATTAACTGAAGTTTCACATATTTGATAGAAtaacatttaaataaaaaaatttgaagtaaGGTTAGAATGTTCTTATAatactttataacttttttaaaaggtaCAAGCCAAAATTATCGcaaatgtaaataataaatcattgtaaaaatcttaaactaattaaaagatCTAACGCAATCTAAACAAAGATTTGGTATCATCGCccatttatgttttgatataaTCAAAACTggttaataattaaattaaattatcaatttCTTAATTAGTTAGAATTCTTGTTAATGTAATCAACTCAccattattttaattatttaaaatatggGTTAATATCTCTTAATCATATCTAAGATGATATTTTCTTCCatttatgaaaagaaaaatatgttaattaagcattaaaaagaaggaaaaaataatttaaataatattaaatatatatacatcgtTTTTAGAGTTCGAGTTCTTCCGTATTTacagtttctcttttttccaaaGCAGGGTTTGGATTGGTAGTTTTTCTGGATTAATTTTGTCTcaaattctttcttctttttatttttttttgtgaaattctttgttttaattggTGTGACATcgtttccaaaatattttcaaatttgattgcttttgaagttttttttttttttctatgttttggaATTCATTATACTAgcgttgttgtttttctttctgcaAGAGTAATGGAGTTTTCAATAGATCGAGACAAAAATCTTCTCATGGTTGTTCCAGAGACAcgtatcaaaacaaaacaatttgaaaaagtttatGTGAGAAGAAAATCTATTAAGCTTCCACAAAATTCGGTAATTTTTCCACATGAAATCAAAGATcgtggtgaagaagagagtaagGAGAAGGAATTTTTCCATCAAGGTAAACAAAATCTCTAATACCTTAATTACTTCCGTTTAGTAATTCTccttttacttgttttttttttaatgagagTATGTGACAATTTCATAAAGAAATTAGTTGTTTGACATACGAGATGGttttttgactaattatattttttgttttgaaagatttcCAAGCTAATTTTAATGAgcatatttttgattttattgattgaggaaattttcagaatttcgacatttaagttttttttttgttttaaatatactTTTGATTCGATGATAAGAGATTGGGAAAGCAGACTAATGATGTTTTGTTGTCACGTTCATTGATTAGAGATCTCTTATATTCATATTTGTCTACAATATATCATGCATGTGTTGATTTGTTTCgttaattcaattttttttttttcatgttgaCAGATGGTTCACAACACACTTATCAAAATGGCGAGACAAAGAATTCAAAAGAGCATGAAAGAAAGTGTGATGAATCAGCACATCTTCAaggtaaataattttaaattcattCTTAAAAAAGTTAGCTTATTGGTAAGTTCATTACAATTTATATTTAACCATCGTCACTTTTTATTTAACGAGTTTGATAAGCATTTTCAAAACCTGTCCTTCATCTGCCGATGCAGATGTGGTTATGttcatctttgattttattgattgAGGATTTTTTCAGAATTTCGATTCATACTTGTCTGTAATATATCATCCATGTTGTTTTGTAATCAGTTAATtcacttattttatttttaacttttattgtaaCAGATAATTCACAAACCACCcataaaaaaaaggagaagaagaattcaaaagaaaagcatGGAATAAAGCATTCTGAATCAGAACATCTTCAAGGTAAATACTTTTGAATtcattcattaaaaaaacagtttATTTGTAAGTTCATTacagtttatatatatttaaattgtttatgaTAATGTATTTTTGCACAATCGACTAATCATTACCCACtcattcatttatattttattttatggtgAAAGATGATATTTCGCAACGTGTTACCGGAAAAGGAAGGAGAAGGAATTCAAAAGGGACACCAAAAAAACTGAGGTTTAATAGGCCTCGGATCTTGGAAGACGGAAAGAAACCAAGAAATCCCGCCACCACTCGACTGAGAACTATATCCAACAAGAGGAGGAAAAAGGACATAGACAGTGAAGATGAAGTTATACCAGAGCTTGCAACTCCAACAAAGGAAAGCTttccaaagagaagaaagaacgaGAAGATTAAGAGATCCGTGGCTCGGACTTTAAATTTTAAGCAAGAAATTGTTCTGAGTTGTCTTGAGTTCGACAAGATTTGTGGACCAATTTTTCCAAGAGGGAAAAAGAGGACCACCACACGACGCAGATAtgatttcctttgttttttacttCCGATGCCTGTTTGgaaaaaacaatcaagaagGTCTAAGCGTAGGAAAAATATGGTCAGATGGGCTAgaattgcttcttcttcaaaactgCTAGAAGAAACTTTGCCTTTAATAGTAAGTCATCCGACTATTAATGGACAAGCAGATGCTTCTTTACACATTGATGGtaatcgagttttttttttgttaatttatctGTTAcatcaaaattgtttatgCTTATATCTAAAGTATCattgtgtattattttttgcAGACACACTCGTGAGACATGTAGTCTCAAAGCAAACCAAGAAAAGTGCTAACAATGTCATTGAGCATTTAAATCGACAAATAACTTATCAGAAAGATCACGGTCTCTCATCTCTGGCAGATGTTCCTTTGCACATTGAAGGTAATCTAgtcttatttttgttcttttttaatatattgattaaaaagattgtgatatatttatttaatatatttttgttatattatatctatattttattgtttgtactttttttttgtagatacACTAATAAAATCGGCTAGTTCTGTACTTTCAGAACGACCCATCAAGAAAACTAAGGATATTGCTAAGTTAATCAAAGATATGGGAAGATTAAAGATCAATAAAAAGGTAACAACGATGATCAAAGCTGACAAGAAACTCGTTACGGCAAAGGTTAATCTTGATCCAGAGACCATTAAAGAGTGGGATGTCTTAATGGTGAATGATTCACCAAGCCGATCATATGACGATAAGGAGACGGAGGCcaaatggaaaaaagaaagagagatttttcaAACCCGGATAGATCTTTTCATTAACCGGATGCATCGCTTACAAGGTACattattgttattatcattattgttattatgatctatttatacttGTATTCTAAATTagcttacatatatatataaggaaTCCAAGTATAAGTGAGTATGCTAAGTATATGatcattttttgaaattatgttTCCTTCCATGATGTTTAAATGATTGTCTTGCAGGCAATAGAAAGTTTAAACAGTGGAAAGGCTCAGTTGTTGACTCAGTGGTTGGAGTTTTTTTGACACAAAATACTACCGACTATCTTTCAAGGTAAAATCTTTGTTTAAATtgttaagaaatttgaaaaactaat includes:
- the CCoAOMT1 gene encoding S-adenosyl-L-methionine-dependent methyltransferases superfamily protein yields the protein MCVTHQEKHNRLISPKKTKTQREKEREMATTTTEATKTSSTNGEDQKQSQNLRHQEVGHKSLLQSDDLYQYILETSVYPREPESMKELREVTAKHPWNIMTTSADEGQFLNMLIKLVNAKNTMEIGVYTGYSLLATALALPEDGKILAMDVNRENYELGLPIIEKAGVAHKIDFREGPALPVLDEIVADEKNHGTYDFIFVDADKDNYINYHKRLIDLVKIGGVIGYDNTLWNGSVVAPPDAPMRKYVRYYRDFVLELNKALAADPRIEICMLPVGDGITICRRIS
- the CCoAOMT1 gene encoding S-adenosyl-L-methionine-dependent methyltransferases superfamily protein (caffeoyl coenzyme A O-methyltransferase 1 (CCoAOMT1); FUNCTIONS IN: caffeoyl-CoA O-methyltransferase activity; INVOLVED IN: coumarin biosynthetic process, response to cadmium ion; LOCATED IN: cytosol; EXPRESSED IN: 24 plant structures; EXPRESSED DURING: 14 growth stages; CONTAINS InterPro DOMAIN/s: O-methyltransferase, family 3 (InterPro:IPR002935); BEST Arabidopsis thaliana protein match is: S-adenosyl-L-methionine-dependent methyltransferases superfamily protein (TAIR:AT4G26220.1); Has 3628 Blast hits to 3614 proteins in 1109 species: Archae - 11; Bacteria - 2045; Metazoa - 117; Fungi - 47; Plants - 463; Viruses - 0; Other Eukaryotes - 945 (source: NCBI BLink).), yielding MATTTTEATKTSSTNGEDQKQSQNLRHQEVAHKIDFREGPALPVLDEIVADEKNHGTYDFIFVDADKDNYINYHKRLIDLVKIGGVIGYDNTLWNGSVVAPPDAPMRKYVRYYRDFVLELNKALAADPRIEICMLPVGDGITICRRIS
- the CCoAOMT1 gene encoding S-adenosyl-L-methionine-dependent methyltransferases superfamily protein (caffeoyl coenzyme A O-methyltransferase 1 (CCoAOMT1); FUNCTIONS IN: caffeoyl-CoA O-methyltransferase activity; INVOLVED IN: coumarin biosynthetic process, response to cadmium ion; LOCATED IN: cytosol; EXPRESSED IN: 24 plant structures; EXPRESSED DURING: 14 growth stages; CONTAINS InterPro DOMAIN/s: O-methyltransferase, family 3 (InterPro:IPR002935); BEST Arabidopsis thaliana protein match is: S-adenosyl-L-methionine-dependent methyltransferases superfamily protein (TAIR:AT4G26220.1); Has 5458 Blast hits to 5455 proteins in 1478 species: Archae - 33; Bacteria - 3172; Metazoa - 243; Fungi - 122; Plants - 614; Viruses - 0; Other Eukaryotes - 1274 (source: NCBI BLink).), which gives rise to MATTTTEATKTSSTNGEDQKQSQNLRHQEVGHKSLLQSDDLYQYILETSVYPREPESMKELREVTAKHPWNIMTTSADEGQFLNMLIKLVNAKNTMEIGVYTGYSLLATALALPEDGKILAMDVNRENYELGLPIIEKAGVAHKIDFREGPALPVLDEIVADEKNHGTYDFIFVDADKDNYINYHKRLIDLVKIGGVIGYDNTLWNGSVVAPPDAPMRKYVRYYRDFVLELNKALAADPRIEICMLPVGDGITICRRIS